TCAGCTGAATAAAATAATCCATATTTATTTGCATAAAGCAAAGCATCATCTTTTGTAAGATCAATTTCTAAATCTCTATATGAATTTATATCCTTATTTTTATCTTTTATAACATCTGAAATATTTAACCAAGTAGCTCCCTCATCGCTTGACTTAAAAATACCAGCAGTATTTGTAGCAACATAAATTTTAGATGAATTTTTTGGATTTATAATTATTTTCTTTATAGGATTATTGAACCAATTAATAGAACTCCATGATTTACCATAGTCAGTACTTTTAAAAAGCCCACCACCACTTGTAGCAAAATAAACTTTATTATTATTAAAATAATCGACTGCAACAGCATTTATTGTTTGATTTGGTAGACCCTCTACATAAACCTCGTCCCAATTTCTAGCACAATCATCTGATTTATATATTTTATTTACTACAGCTACATACAATGTACACTTATCTTTTGGATCAATAGCTATATCATTTATCGCACCTTTTCCAGACAAAGTTTTGAACCACCCATTTCCACTATTAAATGTATACAAAAGTCCATCTCCAACAGTCCCTAAGTAAATTGCTTTTGGATCTTTTGGGTCAAGTTTTAAAAATGTTACATTTGCCGTTTTGAAAAAAAC
This Patescibacteria group bacterium DNA region includes the following protein-coding sequences:
- a CDS encoding YCF48-related protein gives rise to the protein MKIKIRLALLMIPLFLTGCVINFNNGKTSIDSGFFVSFDKGKTWTQKTEFFTVGDDKVFFKTANVTFLKLDPKDPKAIYLGTVGDGLLYTFNSGNGWFKTLSGKGAINDIAIDPKDKCTLYVAVVNKIYKSDDCARNWDEVYVEGLPNQTINAVAVDYFNNNKVYFATSGGGLFKSTDYGKSWSSINWFNNPIKKIIINPKNSSKIYVATNTAGIFKSSDEGATWLNISDVIKDKNKDINSYRDLEIDLTKDDALLYANKYGLFYSADGGVSWKEYKLLTKPNAINIYSIAMNPNNAKEIYYTTAKALYKSSDGGDEWTNESLKTSKTPVDMMISPLDSNIIFIGVREIKK